One Proteinivorax tanatarense DNA segment encodes these proteins:
- the polA gene encoding DNA polymerase I, which yields MKKLIVIDGNSLIYRAFFALPLLQTEGGRYTNGVYGFTTMLLKMLEDEKPDYMLVAFDKGKKNFRHDTYKEYKGHRPSTPDELREQFKTVKEMLELMNIKFYEAENYEADDIIGTVCEQAKGQKLKTTVVTGDKDILQLVDESVEVMLTRKGITNTERYDVEKFKEVYGINPAQFIDIKGLMGDSSDNIPGVPGVGEKTALKFIKKYKDIEGVYENVEECGGPKMREKLKANKDIAFISKDLATIFKEVPIDFKFEDLNIGIFDVKLKDMFMDLEFNSLLPKLNIETPQQQLKELEIKGNTNAKDLQNKKVAFWWTDSTIYVCDGKLVYKLEDEKQMNQFLCDESIDKICYDKKSVLHKASDIGCQPKELKFCSVIAAYLLKPEQKEYTMEFLSTNYIGNTAVCDEFPQNYSYALYNIAQNLKKELEEKKLWKLYLELELPLTEVLYTMERNGVNIDREHLTELKDEFSKRLADLEEKIYSYTDEKFNINSPKQLGKILFEELNLPVIKKTKTGYSTDVSVLEKLRTEHPIIEHLLQYRMVAKIKSTYLEGMEGLIGKNDGKIHTHFNQTITATGRLSSTEPNLQNIPIRVEEGRKVRKIFVPHQKDNILVSLDYSQIELRIMAHMSQDSVMIDGFKKEQDIHTRTAAEVYGVDLEEVTYEQRRNAKAVNFGIVYGISDYGLSQNLGISRKQAKEYIDRYFERYVGVKSFIEETVEKAKEKGYVTTLFNRRRYIPEINSRSFHRRSFAERTAVNTPIQGTAADIIKKAMVDIHKANLACDMLLQVHDDLVFEIDKSKADQVIPQIRTLMEGTIKLDVALTVDVNKGNNWYNME from the coding sequence ATGAAAAAATTGATTGTAATTGATGGCAATAGTTTGATTTATCGTGCTTTTTTTGCGTTACCTCTTTTGCAAACTGAAGGTGGTCGTTACACTAATGGGGTATATGGGTTTACCACCATGCTACTAAAAATGTTAGAAGATGAAAAACCAGATTATATGTTAGTGGCATTTGACAAAGGGAAAAAAAACTTTCGACACGATACATACAAGGAATATAAGGGACATCGCCCTAGCACTCCAGATGAGCTTAGAGAGCAATTTAAAACAGTTAAAGAGATGCTAGAGCTTATGAATATAAAGTTTTATGAAGCGGAGAACTATGAAGCAGATGATATAATAGGAACTGTTTGTGAACAAGCTAAAGGGCAAAAGCTTAAAACTACGGTAGTTACTGGAGATAAAGATATTTTACAATTAGTGGATGAGTCTGTTGAAGTAATGTTGACAAGAAAAGGGATTACCAACACAGAAAGATACGATGTGGAAAAGTTTAAGGAAGTTTATGGTATCAACCCCGCACAGTTTATTGATATAAAAGGCTTGATGGGCGACTCTTCTGATAATATTCCCGGTGTGCCAGGAGTCGGTGAAAAAACAGCGCTAAAGTTTATCAAAAAGTATAAAGATATCGAAGGTGTTTACGAAAATGTAGAAGAGTGCGGTGGGCCTAAAATGCGTGAAAAACTAAAGGCCAATAAAGATATAGCATTTATTAGCAAAGACCTAGCTACAATTTTTAAAGAGGTGCCAATTGATTTCAAGTTTGAAGATCTAAACATAGGAATTTTCGATGTAAAGTTAAAAGATATGTTTATGGATTTAGAATTTAACTCATTACTGCCTAAGCTTAATATTGAGACACCTCAGCAACAATTAAAGGAGTTAGAAATAAAAGGTAATACTAACGCTAAAGATTTACAAAATAAAAAGGTTGCTTTTTGGTGGACTGATAGTACTATCTATGTCTGCGACGGTAAACTGGTTTATAAGCTGGAAGATGAAAAACAGATGAATCAGTTTTTGTGTGATGAAAGCATAGATAAAATATGCTATGATAAAAAGAGTGTTTTACACAAAGCAAGTGATATAGGCTGTCAGCCAAAGGAGTTGAAATTTTGTTCGGTTATAGCGGCATACCTTTTAAAACCAGAACAAAAAGAATATACAATGGAGTTTTTGTCCACAAACTATATTGGAAACACTGCTGTGTGTGATGAATTTCCACAAAATTATAGCTATGCCCTTTATAACATAGCTCAAAACCTTAAAAAGGAACTAGAGGAGAAAAAGCTTTGGAAGCTATATTTAGAATTAGAACTTCCTCTTACGGAAGTTTTATATACTATGGAAAGAAATGGAGTAAACATAGACAGAGAACATTTAACTGAACTAAAAGATGAGTTTTCAAAAAGGCTTGCCGATTTGGAGGAGAAAATTTACTCCTATACTGATGAAAAGTTTAATATAAACTCACCAAAACAATTGGGGAAAATTCTTTTTGAAGAATTAAACTTACCGGTGATAAAGAAAACTAAGACAGGATACTCTACAGATGTATCGGTACTGGAAAAGCTTCGCACCGAGCATCCTATTATAGAGCATTTGTTGCAATATCGCATGGTGGCTAAGATAAAATCAACTTATCTAGAAGGGATGGAAGGGTTGATAGGCAAAAATGACGGAAAAATTCACACCCACTTTAACCAGACCATAACAGCTACTGGTCGATTAAGCAGTACTGAGCCTAATCTGCAGAACATACCTATTCGAGTGGAGGAAGGTAGAAAGGTAAGGAAAATATTTGTGCCCCACCAAAAAGATAATATTTTAGTTTCTTTGGACTATTCTCAGATAGAGCTAAGAATAATGGCCCATATGTCCCAAGATTCAGTTATGATAGATGGCTTTAAAAAAGAGCAAGATATTCATACTAGAACAGCGGCGGAAGTTTATGGGGTTGATTTAGAAGAGGTTACTTATGAGCAAAGAAGAAATGCAAAAGCTGTAAACTTTGGCATAGTATATGGAATAAGTGATTACGGATTATCACAAAACTTAGGTATCAGCCGGAAGCAAGCTAAGGAATATATCGATAGATATTTTGAAAGATATGTAGGCGTAAAAAGTTTTATTGAAGAAACAGTTGAGAAAGCAAAGGAGAAAGGGTATGTAACTACACTGTTTAATAGAAGAAGGTATATCCCTGAGATAAACAGTCGTTCATTTCATCGTAGAAGTTTTGCAGAAAGAACAGCAGTAAATACACCTATACAAGGGACAGCAGCTGATATAATCAAAAAAGCCATGGTGGATATCCATAAAGCTAATCTTGCCTGTGATATGTTACTTCAGGTTCATGATGATTTGGTATTTGAAATAGATAAAAGCAAAGCTGACCAAGTTATACCCCAAATTAGAACATTGATGGAAGGAACAATAAAGTTAGATGTAGCGTTAACTGTCGATGTTAACAAAGGTAATAATTGGTATAACATGGAGTAA
- the mutM gene encoding bifunctional DNA-formamidopyrimidine glycosylase/DNA-(apurinic or apyrimidinic site) lyase, giving the protein MPELPEVQNVVDGLKILQDRYVEDVKVYNVNTVKNPNTSDDFEDILEGKKVLDVFRRGKYIVFQLDADYKLITHLRMTGALVVGEKEVTKYTRVGFLFSKNLAVNFNDIRRFGTMSLLHQEELYKEKGYFNLGVEPLSKEFNHRYMLGKLSSNRAIKTVILDQTIIAGLGNIYADECLFLAGIHPNRKGRELTKQEACILVDKIKLVLEKAINCGGTTFRDYKNSKGESGNFQQHLHVYGRKGQKCLLCNKGLKNSKISGRTTVFCPNCQR; this is encoded by the coding sequence ATGCCAGAGTTACCGGAAGTGCAAAATGTAGTAGATGGACTTAAAATTTTGCAAGATAGGTATGTGGAGGATGTAAAAGTTTATAACGTTAACACCGTAAAAAATCCTAACACATCAGACGATTTTGAAGATATATTAGAAGGTAAAAAGGTTTTGGATGTGTTTAGAAGAGGGAAATATATAGTTTTTCAGCTGGATGCAGATTATAAACTTATAACCCACCTTCGTATGACAGGTGCACTTGTGGTTGGTGAAAAAGAGGTCACAAAGTACACAAGGGTTGGTTTTTTGTTTAGTAAGAATCTAGCAGTGAACTTTAATGATATTAGAAGGTTTGGCACTATGTCACTTTTGCATCAGGAAGAATTATATAAAGAGAAAGGTTATTTTAACTTAGGGGTAGAACCTTTAAGTAAAGAGTTTAACCACAGATATATGTTAGGCAAATTATCATCTAACAGAGCGATAAAGACTGTTATTTTAGATCAAACTATTATAGCTGGCTTAGGCAATATTTACGCCGATGAATGTTTGTTTTTAGCGGGGATACACCCCAACCGAAAAGGGAGGGAGTTAACCAAACAGGAAGCGTGCATATTAGTTGATAAAATTAAGCTAGTGTTAGAAAAAGCAATTAACTGTGGAGGAACAACTTTTAGAGACTATAAAAATTCAAAAGGGGAAAGTGGGAACTTTCAACAGCATCTACATGTATATGGTAGAAAGGGTCAAAAATGTTTGCTTTGCAATAAAGGGTTAAAAAACAGTAAAATATCTGGTAGGACAACGGTTTTTTGCCCAAATTGCCAGAGGTAG
- the ytaF gene encoding sporulation membrane protein YtaF — MEVWAMLLLGMAVSIDGLGAGVAYGINKVRMSTITIILVSIASGFAIYLSLLGGRIFSNFVTPNTSEYIGAAILMIMGLFLFGNGLKTLLSKAKQVGFNHRKWYLNILAILKQPMAADIDKSGTISYYEGVLLGVALAMDAFGAGFGAALSGANPELLALTVVLFKGIMLSTGLYVGNLFSNLSWQGILVLLPGIIFFTLGAINLL; from the coding sequence ATGGAAGTTTGGGCAATGCTGTTGTTAGGTATGGCTGTTAGTATTGATGGGCTAGGTGCGGGTGTGGCATATGGTATAAACAAGGTTAGGATGAGCACAATTACAATAATTTTAGTTTCAATAGCATCCGGGTTTGCAATCTATCTTAGCTTATTAGGTGGTAGGATTTTTTCTAACTTTGTTACGCCAAATACCTCAGAGTACATCGGAGCGGCTATTTTAATGATTATGGGTCTATTTTTGTTTGGAAATGGATTAAAAACGTTACTTTCTAAGGCAAAGCAAGTTGGTTTTAACCATAGAAAGTGGTATCTTAATATATTAGCAATATTAAAACAGCCTATGGCTGCTGATATCGATAAATCAGGAACCATAAGCTATTATGAGGGTGTATTGCTAGGAGTAGCTTTAGCTATGGATGCTTTTGGCGCTGGTTTTGGAGCAGCCCTCTCTGGAGCAAATCCTGAACTGTTGGCATTAACAGTTGTTCTTTTTAAGGGTATAATGTTGAGTACAGGACTTTATGTTGGAAATTTATTTTCTAACCTTTCATGGCAGGGTATTTTAGTTTTATTGCCGGGGATAATATTTTTTACCCTTGGCGCAATTAATCTGTTATAA
- the coaE gene encoding dephospho-CoA kinase (Dephospho-CoA kinase (CoaE) performs the final step in coenzyme A biosynthesis.): protein MLIIGLTGGIASGKSTISKLLKRMGAKIIDADIEAKAVTKPGTPAWEKLVERFGNEILRHDNTIDRRKLGNIVFGNEKKLSDLNNIVHPQAIKRIENKISKMKSWNKYKAIVLDAPLLIETNMVDLVDEVWLVAVDKQTQINRLINRDNFTEEQAKARLQAQMSLEEKKKVADVIIDNTGTRRQTREQILSLWEKRVK from the coding sequence GTGTTAATCATAGGATTGACTGGAGGTATAGCTAGCGGAAAAAGCACTATTTCAAAGCTATTAAAAAGAATGGGCGCTAAAATTATTGATGCAGATATAGAGGCAAAAGCAGTTACAAAACCAGGGACACCTGCATGGGAAAAGCTTGTAGAACGATTTGGGAATGAAATTTTAAGACATGATAATACAATAGATAGAAGAAAGCTTGGTAATATAGTTTTTGGAAATGAAAAAAAATTGTCAGACCTAAATAACATAGTTCATCCTCAGGCTATTAAAAGAATAGAAAACAAAATATCAAAGATGAAAAGTTGGAATAAATATAAAGCGATAGTTTTGGATGCGCCGCTGTTAATTGAAACCAATATGGTAGATTTAGTGGATGAAGTGTGGTTAGTAGCGGTAGATAAACAGACCCAGATTAATAGGTTGATTAATAGGGATAACTTTACTGAAGAACAAGCAAAGGCAAGACTTCAGGCTCAAATGTCTTTAGAAGAAAAGAAAAAGGTGGCAGATGTAATTATTGACAACACAGGAACTAGAAGGCAGACAAGAGAGCAAATTTTATCTCTTTGGGAAAAAAGGGTGAAATAG
- a CDS encoding lytic transglycosylase domain-containing protein translates to MKTRFKVYGLIIILVLAILFVLQQTDVLWRHLYPTEYNELVYEYSEKYDLDPYLIFSIIRIESRYNEDAVSRRGALGLMQLMPDTAKWIGEKQDIEINNNEDILNPETNIALGSWYLKHLIDYYDDKTIAIAAYNAGRGNVSRWLEEGLWDGTLNSAADIPFAETREYVYKVNIAHKKYREIYYD, encoded by the coding sequence TTGAAGACAAGGTTTAAGGTATACGGACTTATAATAATTTTAGTGTTAGCCATATTATTTGTTTTGCAACAAACTGATGTATTATGGAGACATCTGTACCCAACAGAGTATAATGAACTTGTTTATGAGTATAGTGAAAAATATGACTTAGACCCCTATTTGATTTTTTCTATAATTAGGATAGAAAGTAGGTATAATGAAGACGCTGTATCTAGAAGAGGAGCATTAGGTTTAATGCAGTTAATGCCTGATACAGCAAAATGGATTGGAGAAAAGCAAGATATTGAGATTAACAACAACGAAGATATCTTAAACCCTGAAACAAATATTGCTTTAGGATCATGGTACTTAAAACATCTTATAGATTACTATGATGACAAAACTATTGCAATTGCAGCTTACAATGCCGGTCGTGGTAATGTGAGTAGATGGTTAGAAGAAGGTTTATGGGATGGCACCTTAAATTCTGCAGCTGACATTCCTTTTGCAGAAACTAGAGAATATGTATACAAAGTTAATATAGCCCATAAGAAATATAGAGAAATCTATTACGACTAA
- a CDS encoding peptide-binding protein, which translates to MLKKSLILVLSLMLLVGFAVGCGPAVPDVGGQIIYGMAGDPDSFNPILYQDSASGDVLDFMFDGMMRRDHEFELVPHLATDWDISDDDLEITFNLRDDVLWHDGEQFTAHDVEFTFSTMMDPDYPGVRGGNFTAIEEIEIIDDYEIKFYLSEPFGPILNNLAFSIIPKHIFIDQVEEDVSELDAHPANRGRTQPVIGTGPFVWGEWVDGEYVRLGRNENYWMDDEYPFVSEVLFIDVQDSEAQMRALEQGDINMAALTPEEREHIMDEKGPEGDNTLKFEIIDDLGYTAIQYNHREDAFGEGKVNPFTDVKVRQAITHAFNRQQIIDQILDGQGYLMHSHFPRSSWAYSEDHVTKFDYNPERAEELLDEAGWKEVDGSDYRHLDGDIDNQKLEFTLLTHPENNIRVDMQVIAQEQLREVGVKADPELVEWQTFLNNHIDVGEFHAAILGWNLGSDPDPYNIFHSDNIDTGFNHIGYENEDVDRLIEQGRYAVDPEERAEYYAELQQIMSEDLPYTFLFAQTRTRALPVNLEGYKVGEIALYYPEQWYFEEISDE; encoded by the coding sequence TTGTTAAAGAAAAGTTTGATTTTGGTGTTGAGTTTGATGCTGTTAGTTGGTTTTGCTGTTGGGTGTGGACCAGCAGTTCCTGACGTAGGTGGACAAATAATATATGGCATGGCAGGTGACCCAGATAGTTTTAATCCAATATTGTATCAGGATTCGGCTTCTGGTGATGTTCTTGATTTTATGTTTGATGGTATGATGAGAAGAGATCATGAGTTTGAATTAGTTCCTCATCTTGCTACCGACTGGGATATTAGTGATGACGATTTAGAGATTACCTTTAACCTAAGAGATGATGTTTTATGGCATGATGGTGAACAGTTTACAGCCCATGATGTGGAGTTTACTTTTTCCACCATGATGGACCCAGATTACCCAGGTGTTAGAGGTGGAAACTTTACCGCCATTGAAGAAATTGAAATTATTGATGACTATGAAATCAAATTTTACCTTAGTGAACCCTTTGGTCCTATACTGAATAACCTGGCTTTTAGCATTATTCCTAAACACATATTTATAGACCAAGTTGAAGAGGATGTGTCAGAGCTTGACGCTCATCCAGCAAACAGAGGTCGAACTCAACCAGTAATAGGAACAGGTCCCTTTGTATGGGGAGAATGGGTAGACGGTGAATATGTTAGACTTGGAAGAAATGAAAACTATTGGATGGATGACGAATATCCGTTTGTTTCAGAAGTTTTGTTTATTGATGTACAGGATTCAGAAGCTCAGATGAGGGCGCTAGAGCAAGGTGATATTAATATGGCGGCTCTTACGCCTGAAGAAAGAGAGCATATAATGGATGAAAAAGGTCCTGAAGGAGATAACACTTTAAAATTTGAAATAATTGACGATTTGGGATACACTGCTATTCAATACAACCACAGAGAAGATGCTTTTGGTGAGGGTAAAGTAAATCCGTTTACAGATGTTAAGGTGCGTCAAGCAATTACCCATGCATTTAATCGCCAGCAAATAATTGATCAAATATTAGACGGTCAAGGTTATCTAATGCATAGCCACTTCCCTAGATCTTCTTGGGCGTATTCAGAAGACCATGTAACCAAGTTTGACTATAATCCAGAACGTGCTGAAGAATTATTAGACGAAGCTGGTTGGAAAGAAGTAGATGGATCAGACTATAGACATCTAGATGGTGATATTGACAATCAGAAGCTTGAGTTTACACTGTTGACTCATCCAGAAAATAACATCAGGGTTGATATGCAGGTAATAGCTCAAGAACAGCTAAGAGAAGTAGGAGTAAAGGCAGATCCTGAATTAGTAGAATGGCAAACTTTCCTAAATAATCATATTGATGTAGGTGAGTTTCATGCAGCTATACTAGGATGGAACTTAGGGTCAGATCCTGATCCATATAATATCTTCCATAGCGATAACATCGACACAGGGTTTAATCATATAGGGTATGAAAATGAAGATGTGGATCGTTTAATAGAACAAGGGCGTTATGCTGTAGATCCTGAAGAGCGTGCCGAATACTATGCCGAACTTCAACAGATAATGTCTGAAGATTTGCCCTACACGTTCTTATTTGCTCAAACAAGAACAAGAGCCTTACCAGTTAATTTAGAGGGATATAAAGTTGGAGAAATTGCTTTATACTATCCTGAACAATGGTACTTCGAAGAAATTTCTGATGAATAA
- a CDS encoding peptide-binding protein, which produces MLKKSLILVLSLMLLVGFAVGCGPAVPDVGGQIIYGMAGDPDSFNPILYTDSASADVLGFMFDGMMRRDHEFELVPHLATDWDISDDDLEITFNLRDDVLWHDGEQFTAHDVEFTFSTMMHPDYPGVRGGNFTAIEEIEIIDDYEIKFYLSEPFGPILNNLAFSIIPKHIFIDQVEEDVSELDAHPANRGRTQPVIGTGPFVWGEWVDGEYVRLGRNENYWMDDNYPFISEILFIDVQDSEAQMRALEQGDINMAALTPEEREHIMDEKGPEGDNTLKFEVIDDLGYTALQYNHREDAFGEDKVNPFTDVKVRQAITHAFNRQQIIDQILDGQGYLMHSHFPRSSWAYSEDHVTKFDYNPERAEELLDEAGWKEVDGSDYRHLDGDIDNQKLEFTLLTHPENNIRVDMQVIAQEQLREVGVKANPELVEWQTFLSNHIDVGEFHVAILGWNLGSDPDPYNIFHSDNIDTGFNHIGYENEDVDRLIEKGRFSVDPEERAEYYAELQQIMSEDLPYTFLFAQTRTRALPVNLEGYKVGETALYYSEQWYFEDISAE; this is translated from the coding sequence TTGTTAAAGAAAAGTTTGATTTTGGTGTTGAGTTTGATGCTTTTAGTTGGTTTTGCTGTTGGGTGTGGACCAGCAGTTCCTGACGTAGGTGGACAAATAATATATGGCATGGCAGGTGACCCAGATAGCTTTAATCCAATATTGTATACGGATTCGGCTTCTGCTGATGTTCTTGGTTTTATGTTTGATGGTATGATGAGAAGAGATCATGAGTTTGAATTAGTTCCTCATCTTGCTACCGACTGGGATATTAGTGATGACGATTTAGAGATTACCTTTAACCTAAGAGATGATGTTTTATGGCATGATGGTGAACAGTTTACAGCCCATGATGTGGAGTTTACTTTTTCCACCATGATGCACCCAGATTACCCAGGTGTTAGAGGTGGAAACTTTACCGCCATTGAAGAAATTGAAATTATTGATGACTATGAAATCAAATTTTACCTTAGTGAACCCTTTGGTCCTATACTGAATAACCTGGCTTTTAGCATTATTCCTAAACACATATTTATAGACCAAGTTGAAGAGGATGTGTCAGAGCTTGACGCTCATCCAGCAAACAGAGGTCGAACTCAACCAGTAATAGGAACAGGTCCCTTTGTATGGGGAGAATGGGTAGACGGTGAATATGTTAGACTTGGAAGAAATGAAAACTATTGGATGGATGATAATTATCCATTTATTTCAGAAATTTTGTTTATAGATGTACAGGATTCAGAAGCTCAGATGAGAGCGCTAGAGCAGGGGGACATTAATATGGCGGCTCTTACGCCTGAAGAAAGAGAGCATATAATGGATGAAAAAGGTCCTGAAGGAGATAACACTTTAAAATTTGAAGTAATTGACGATTTGGGATACACTGCGCTTCAGTACAACCACAGAGAAGATGCTTTTGGTGAAGACAAAGTAAATCCGTTTACAGATGTTAAGGTGCGTCAAGCAATTACCCATGCATTTAATCGCCAGCAAATAATTGATCAAATATTAGACGGTCAAGGTTATCTAATGCACAGCCACTTCCCTAGATCTTCTTGGGCGTATTCAGAAGACCATGTAACCAAGTTTGACTATAATCCAGAACGTGCTGAAGAATTATTAGACGAAGCTGGTTGGAAAGAAGTAGATGGATCAGACTATAGACATCTAGATGGTGATATTGACAATCAGAAGCTTGAGTTTACACTGTTGACTCATCCAGAAAATAACATTAGGGTTGATATGCAGGTAATAGCTCAAGAACAGCTAAGAGAAGTAGGAGTAAAGGCAAACCCTGAACTAGTAGAATGGCAAACTTTCCTAAGTAATCATATAGATGTAGGTGAGTTTCATGTAGCGATACTGGGATGGAACTTAGGGTCAGATCCTGATCCATATAATATCTTCCATAGCGATAACATCGACACAGGTTTTAATCATATAGGGTATGAAAATGAAGATGTGGATCGGTTAATAGAGAAGGGGCGCTTTTCTGTAGATCCTGAAGAGCGTGCCGAATACTATGCCGAACTTCAACAGATAATGTCTGAAGATTTGCCCTACACGTTCTTATTTGCTCAAACAAGAACAAGAGCCTTACCAGTTAATTTAGAAGGATATAAAGTTGGGGAAACTGCTTTATACTATTCTGAACAATGGTATTTTGAAGATATTTCTGCGGAATAG
- a CDS encoding peptide-binding protein, with protein MLKRSLVLMLSLVLIVGFAAGCAPAAVPDTGGQITRAMVGSPDNFNPILYTESASGDIIPYLFDGMMRRDHEFELAPHIAKDWDISEDDTEITFWLHEGVKFHDGVELTAHDVEFTFSTMMDPDYPGTRGGNFQHIENIEVIDDYQIKFTLSEPFGPIMQHLSWNIIPKHIFEEQAKEDISELDAHPANRGRNVDVIGAGPYKWGEWVDGEYVRLERNDNYWMDEEYPFISEILFIDVQDVDAQMRALEQGDINYANVQASDREHIIAEKGPEGDNTLKFEEVDQLGYTAIWYNHREEAFGDDKINPFTDVKVRQAITHAFNREQIIEQILEGQGYLMHSHFPRSSWAYSEDHVTKLDYNPDKASELLDEAGWKEVDGSDYRHLDGDISNQKFEFTLLTHPENNTRVDMQVIAQEQLREVGVKADPELVEWQTFINNHVDVGDFHAVILGWDLGGDPDPHNIFHSDSADSGLNYVAYENEDVDRLIEKGRNVVDPEERAKYYAELQQIMSEDLPYTFLFATKQTIAVPIGMEGYKVGDTGLFYPEQWHIEEISAE; from the coding sequence ATGTTGAAAAGAAGTTTGGTGTTGATGTTGAGTTTGGTTTTAATTGTAGGATTTGCTGCAGGATGTGCTCCAGCTGCTGTGCCAGACACAGGTGGGCAAATAACAAGGGCTATGGTGGGTAGCCCAGATAACTTCAATCCTATTTTGTATACGGAATCAGCATCTGGGGATATTATACCCTATTTATTCGATGGTATGATGAGAAGAGATCATGAATTCGAGTTGGCTCCTCATATAGCAAAAGATTGGGATATCAGTGAAGATGACACTGAAATCACCTTTTGGTTACATGAAGGAGTAAAATTTCATGATGGTGTAGAACTTACAGCCCATGATGTAGAGTTTACGTTTAGCACCATGATGGATCCCGATTACCCAGGGACTCGAGGAGGTAACTTTCAGCATATTGAAAATATTGAAGTTATAGATGACTATCAAATTAAATTTACTTTAAGTGAGCCTTTTGGTCCTATTATGCAACATTTATCATGGAATATTATTCCCAAACATATATTTGAAGAACAAGCTAAAGAAGATATAAGCGAGCTTGATGCTCACCCTGCAAACAGAGGGCGTAATGTAGATGTTATTGGAGCAGGACCTTATAAGTGGGGTGAGTGGGTTGATGGTGAGTATGTAAGGCTTGAAAGAAATGATAATTATTGGATGGATGAAGAATATCCTTTTATTTCAGAAATTCTATTTATCGATGTACAGGACGTTGATGCTCAAATGAGGGCACTAGAGCAAGGTGATATTAATTATGCCAACGTTCAGGCAAGTGATAGAGAACATATTATTGCAGAAAAAGGCCCTGAAGGAGATAATACCCTTAAGTTTGAAGAGGTTGACCAGCTGGGATATACAGCTATTTGGTATAACCATAGAGAAGAGGCTTTTGGTGATGATAAAATAAATCCTTTTACAGATGTTAAAGTGCGTCAAGCAATAACACATGCTTTTAATCGTGAACAAATTATTGAGCAAATTTTAGAGGGACAAGGTTACCTTATGCACAGTCATTTCCCTAGATCTTCTTGGGCATATTCAGAAGATCATGTAACAAAACTTGACTATAATCCTGACAAAGCTTCTGAACTACTAGATGAAGCTGGATGGAAAGAAGTAGATGGCTCAGATTATAGACACTTAGATGGGGATATTAGCAATCAAAAGTTTGAGTTTACTTTACTGACCCACCCAGAAAATAATACTAGAGTGGATATGCAAGTTATAGCTCAAGAACAGCTAAGAGAAGTTGGGGTTAAAGCTGATCCTGAGCTTGTAGAATGGCAAACTTTTATAAACAATCACGTTGATGTAGGAGACTTTCATGCTGTTATTTTAGGATGGGATTTGGGAGGAGATCCTGACCCCCATAATATTTTCCACAGCGATAGTGCAGATTCAGGATTAAATTATGTTGCGTACGAAAATGAAGATGTTGATCGGTTAATAGAAAAGGGTCGCAATGTAGTAGACCCTGAAGAACGTGCGAAATATTATGCCGAGCTTCAGCAAATAATGTCTGAGGATCTACCATATACCTTTTTATTTGCAACAAAGCAAACTATTGCGGTGCCTATTGGTATGGAGGGGTATAAAGTGGGAGATACTGGTTTATTCTATCCTGAACAATGGCATATAGAGGAAATTAGTGCTGAGTAA